A genomic window from Exiguobacterium acetylicum DSM 20416 includes:
- a CDS encoding DnaJ C-terminal domain-containing protein, which translates to MAKDYYQTLGVTKDASNQDIKRAYRKLAKQYHPDVNKEASADQRFKDIQEAFDVLGDEEKRAKYDRYGSNFDQMAGAGAGGAGDYEDLFRQFGGGGRTRPGQSFGFEDMFGSFFSQEEASTDEELELTVPLGHLSTNEKVTVRLATGSIQLTLPKDVYDGKKVRLRGKSSMRNRQGVAGDVYVTIHLKDDDQFRRVDQDVISTVRVHPTTLVLGGEVVADTLEGKRIKLKVKPGTKPGARLRIPNRGLSQANGHRGALLVQLEVKLPEMDRAFYEEWERQLAVKE; encoded by the coding sequence ATGGCAAAAGACTACTATCAAACACTCGGTGTCACGAAGGATGCATCGAATCAAGATATTAAGCGCGCGTACCGCAAATTGGCGAAGCAGTATCACCCAGACGTCAATAAAGAGGCGAGTGCGGACCAGCGTTTCAAGGATATCCAAGAAGCGTTCGATGTGCTTGGGGATGAGGAAAAACGAGCGAAGTACGATCGATATGGCAGTAACTTCGATCAGATGGCAGGTGCTGGAGCTGGTGGCGCTGGAGATTATGAAGATTTGTTCCGACAGTTCGGAGGTGGTGGACGGACACGACCTGGACAATCGTTCGGATTTGAAGATATGTTCGGTTCGTTCTTTAGTCAAGAAGAGGCGTCGACCGATGAAGAGCTTGAATTGACGGTACCGCTCGGACACCTCAGTACGAACGAAAAAGTCACGGTGCGTCTCGCGACCGGATCAATTCAATTGACGCTACCGAAAGACGTCTATGACGGTAAAAAAGTCCGCTTACGTGGAAAAAGTTCGATGCGTAACCGACAAGGTGTCGCGGGAGATGTTTACGTGACGATTCATCTGAAGGATGATGATCAGTTCCGACGCGTCGACCAGGACGTCATCTCCACCGTCCGTGTTCATCCGACGACGCTTGTGCTCGGAGGCGAAGTCGTCGCGGATACGCTTGAAGGGAAACGAATCAAACTGAAAGTCAAACCGGGCACGAAACCAGGAGCACGACTCCGGATTCCGAATCGTGGTCTCAGTCAAGCGAATGGCCATCGGGGAGCGTTACTTGTCCAACTTGAAGTCAAGTTACCTGAGATGGACCGTGCCTTTTATGAAGAGTGGGAACGTCAACTTGCAGTGAAGGAGTGA
- the clpB gene encoding ATP-dependent chaperone ClpB, with amino-acid sequence MDFERLTDRAHEGIVSAQAIAKQRRHSEITEWHLLLALLAQEEGIARVIFEKLNQRIETLNGAIDEAISKLPALSQATTPRIGGSLLNVLTEAETEARLMQDDYVSVEHLLLALIKQSSPAAQYLRRQGITEETLREAIVSMRGNRKVTTKNPEETFDVLKKYGRDLVADFRSGKTDPVIGRDDEIRRVIRILSRKTKNNPVLIGEPGVGKTAIVEGLAQRIVRGDVPESLKNKQLFSLDMSALVAGAKYRGEFEERLQAVLNEVKEAEGQILLFIDELHTIVGAGKTDGAMDAGNMLKPMLARGELHCIGATTLDEYRKYIEKDPALERRFQQVLVAEPDVEDTISILRGLKERFEIHHGVRIHDNALVAAAMLSDRYITDRFMPDKAIDLVDEACAMIRTDMESMPAELDSLVRRVMQLEIEEAALKKETDEASRKRLAVLQQELSSVREDESALRTRWEREKESSQSVQQLRADLEKAKLALQEAEGRYDLNRASEIKYGQIPDLEARLKVAEESSEHVSHELVREAVTEEEISDIVSKWTGIPVTRLAQGEREKLLYLEDTLHERVFGQDEAVRLVADAVIRARAGIKDPNRPIGSFLFLGPTGVGKTELAKALAAAMFDSEDHIVRIDMSEYMEKHNVSRLVGAPPGYVGYEEGGQLTEAVRRSPYSVLLFDEIEKAHGDVFNILLQLLDDGRLTDAQGRVVDFKNTIVIMTSNIGAPILLEAAKDGVIDAAEEEAVRQELKRHFRPEFLNRIDDTILFHPLHRTEIERIIDKAVEKMSSRLSGRGITIDVTNAAKTLIFEEAFEPQYGARPINRYMQRTIETKLARALISGAIQDGARISIDVEDGELVVHG; translated from the coding sequence ATGGATTTTGAACGTTTAACGGATCGGGCACACGAGGGAATTGTCTCTGCCCAAGCGATCGCGAAACAACGTCGTCATAGTGAAATCACAGAGTGGCATTTGTTACTTGCCTTACTTGCGCAAGAAGAGGGAATTGCACGGGTCATTTTTGAAAAGCTGAATCAACGGATTGAGACATTGAATGGAGCGATTGACGAGGCAATTAGTAAACTTCCGGCCTTGTCACAGGCGACGACGCCTCGGATCGGTGGCTCGTTGCTGAACGTATTAACGGAAGCAGAGACGGAAGCGCGTCTCATGCAGGATGACTACGTCTCCGTCGAACACTTATTGTTGGCATTGATCAAACAATCAAGTCCAGCAGCTCAATATTTACGTCGTCAAGGCATTACGGAAGAGACACTCCGGGAAGCAATCGTCAGTATGCGAGGCAATCGGAAGGTCACGACGAAAAATCCTGAAGAGACGTTCGATGTACTAAAAAAATATGGACGTGATCTTGTAGCGGATTTCCGGTCTGGGAAAACGGACCCGGTCATCGGTCGTGATGATGAGATTCGACGTGTCATCCGGATTTTGAGTCGGAAGACAAAAAATAATCCCGTCTTGATCGGAGAACCCGGCGTCGGGAAAACGGCAATCGTTGAAGGACTCGCGCAACGGATCGTCCGTGGGGATGTACCAGAGAGTCTGAAGAACAAGCAGTTGTTCAGTTTAGATATGAGTGCGCTCGTCGCTGGTGCGAAATATCGGGGTGAGTTCGAAGAGCGCCTGCAGGCGGTCTTGAATGAAGTCAAGGAAGCCGAAGGTCAGATTCTCTTATTCATCGATGAGTTGCATACGATCGTTGGTGCCGGGAAGACAGACGGTGCAATGGATGCCGGAAACATGCTCAAGCCGATGCTTGCGCGAGGAGAACTGCACTGTATCGGGGCGACGACGCTTGACGAGTACCGGAAGTATATCGAGAAAGATCCAGCGCTCGAACGTCGCTTCCAACAAGTCCTTGTCGCGGAACCGGATGTCGAGGATACGATTTCCATTCTGCGTGGATTAAAAGAACGATTCGAGATTCACCACGGTGTACGGATTCATGATAATGCGCTCGTTGCGGCGGCGATGTTATCCGATCGGTATATTACGGATCGGTTCATGCCGGATAAGGCGATCGATCTCGTTGATGAAGCATGTGCAATGATTCGGACCGATATGGAGTCGATGCCAGCTGAACTCGATTCACTCGTTCGTCGGGTCATGCAGCTCGAAATCGAGGAAGCGGCATTAAAGAAAGAAACGGATGAAGCATCTCGGAAACGACTTGCCGTCTTACAGCAAGAGCTCAGCTCTGTTCGAGAAGACGAGAGTGCGTTGCGGACGCGATGGGAACGGGAAAAAGAGAGTTCGCAAAGTGTCCAGCAGTTACGTGCGGATCTTGAGAAGGCAAAACTGGCGTTACAAGAAGCGGAAGGGCGCTATGATTTGAACCGAGCATCGGAAATCAAGTACGGTCAAATTCCGGATCTTGAGGCACGTCTGAAAGTTGCGGAAGAGTCATCTGAACACGTCTCACACGAACTCGTTCGAGAAGCGGTGACGGAAGAAGAGATATCCGATATCGTTTCGAAATGGACCGGCATTCCGGTGACACGGCTTGCGCAGGGTGAACGCGAAAAATTACTCTATCTCGAGGATACACTCCATGAGCGCGTCTTCGGTCAAGACGAAGCAGTCCGTCTCGTCGCGGACGCTGTCATTCGAGCGCGCGCAGGCATCAAGGATCCGAACCGCCCAATCGGCTCGTTCTTATTCCTCGGTCCGACAGGAGTCGGGAAGACAGAACTTGCAAAAGCTTTAGCGGCAGCGATGTTCGATAGTGAAGATCATATCGTCCGCATCGATATGTCGGAGTATATGGAAAAACACAATGTCTCCCGTCTTGTTGGTGCGCCTCCGGGATATGTCGGTTATGAAGAAGGCGGTCAATTGACGGAAGCCGTCCGACGGAGCCCGTATTCGGTGCTGTTGTTCGATGAGATCGAAAAAGCGCACGGGGACGTCTTTAATATTTTGCTTCAGTTGCTCGACGATGGTCGATTAACAGACGCACAAGGACGTGTCGTCGACTTCAAGAACACGATCGTCATCATGACGTCAAACATCGGGGCACCGATCCTGCTTGAAGCCGCTAAAGATGGTGTCATCGATGCAGCGGAAGAGGAAGCCGTTCGCCAAGAACTGAAACGTCACTTCCGACCGGAGTTCTTGAATCGGATTGATGATACGATTTTATTCCATCCACTCCACCGGACGGAAATCGAACGAATCATTGACAAAGCGGTCGAGAAAATGAGCTCACGTTTATCTGGACGCGGCATTACGATTGATGTCACGAATGCTGCGAAGACGTTGATTTTCGAAGAAGCATTTGAACCACAATACGGCGCCCGTCCAATCAATCGTTATATGCAACGAACGATTGAGACGAAACTTGCCCGTGCCTTAATCAGTGGGGCGATTCAAGATGGTGCTCGGATTTCGATTGACGTAGAAGACGGTGAACTCGTCGTCCACGGATGA
- the glsA gene encoding glutaminase A, producing MNVTQAQLEELIEECRPYTVLGQVASYIPELAKVDPTQLGIAVCNADGTFVSAGDADTMFTLQSVSKIITLAFVLETFGEDYVFSKVGMEPTGDAFNSIAKLEETIPTKPLNPMINAGALAVTSMLPGTDAADKLLQLRQFIAKLLDIEVEMVKYDADVAESEFETTDLNRALLYFMRYHGVIEGNVEEIIDVYTKQCAILTNCKGLAMMGKILSTSGKTPSGRQVISRRNARIIRAIMTTCGMYDASGEFSVQVGLPGKSGVSGAVVACGRSDFDMADLGIGVFGPSLDAKGNSIAGTKMLELLVQRHP from the coding sequence ATGAATGTTACACAAGCCCAACTCGAGGAGTTGATTGAAGAATGCCGTCCGTATACGGTGCTTGGACAAGTCGCCAGTTACATCCCAGAACTTGCGAAGGTTGATCCGACACAACTCGGAATCGCCGTCTGTAATGCCGACGGGACGTTCGTTTCGGCAGGTGATGCGGATACGATGTTTACACTACAGAGTGTATCGAAGATCATCACGCTCGCATTCGTCCTCGAGACATTCGGAGAAGACTATGTCTTTTCAAAAGTCGGGATGGAACCGACGGGCGATGCGTTCAATTCGATCGCAAAACTTGAAGAGACGATTCCAACAAAACCGCTTAATCCAATGATCAATGCAGGAGCACTAGCCGTGACGAGCATGTTACCGGGAACAGATGCTGCCGATAAATTACTTCAATTGCGTCAATTCATCGCAAAACTATTGGATATTGAAGTAGAAATGGTAAAATATGACGCAGATGTTGCTGAATCAGAATTCGAAACGACGGATTTAAACCGTGCATTGTTGTACTTCATGCGCTATCACGGTGTCATCGAAGGAAATGTCGAAGAGATCATCGACGTCTACACGAAGCAGTGTGCGATTTTGACGAACTGTAAAGGACTTGCCATGATGGGAAAAATTTTGAGTACATCTGGAAAAACACCATCAGGACGCCAAGTCATTTCACGTCGGAACGCACGAATCATTCGAGCGATCATGACGACGTGTGGCATGTACGATGCATCTGGAGAATTTTCGGTCCAAGTCGGGCTACCAGGAAAAAGTGGTGTTTCCGGTGCAGTCGTTGCTTGTGGTCGAAGTGATTTCGATATGGCTGATCTCGGAATCGGTGTCTTTGGACCATCGCTTGACGCAAAAGGGAATTCGATTGCCGGAACAAAGATGCTGGAATTACTCGTTCAACGTCATCCATGA
- a CDS encoding CHAD domain-containing protein, with protein MNHRDTEKLTFELLETWSTFNHYAKEAQTFENPEDVHQARIRLRKLITFARLVDLTEEPVYLIWKRLMHAFGEVRDLDVQLEATSNKTEIDQLFANHVALQLQGKRSTLIETMHLLISNELDRSVRRFLAGPMTKRLKRMSEKELIHAAEKRYEKKREQFEKVQRKDGTKRVERMHELRLATKAYRYTVEYLRPYTHQPKSAVDRLKTTQTRLGHINDTYQRLERWRSFEVPSAYQEERLRQIKRLEDELRSALDQIEIAHG; from the coding sequence ATGAACCATCGAGATACTGAAAAGCTGACTTTCGAACTGCTTGAGACATGGTCTACCTTCAATCATTATGCCAAAGAGGCTCAAACGTTTGAAAATCCGGAAGATGTCCATCAAGCGCGGATTCGGTTACGGAAACTGATCACATTCGCCCGATTGGTCGATTTAACGGAGGAACCCGTTTATTTGATTTGGAAGCGACTGATGCATGCTTTCGGCGAAGTCCGTGACCTCGACGTACAACTCGAAGCAACCTCAAACAAAACAGAAATCGATCAGTTGTTCGCGAACCATGTCGCTCTGCAACTTCAAGGGAAACGTTCGACTTTAATCGAGACGATGCACCTCTTGATCTCAAATGAACTGGATCGATCCGTTCGTCGCTTTTTAGCCGGTCCGATGACAAAGCGCCTCAAGCGGATGTCAGAAAAAGAGCTGATTCACGCCGCCGAGAAACGCTATGAAAAAAAACGTGAACAATTTGAAAAAGTGCAACGAAAGGATGGAACGAAGCGTGTCGAACGGATGCATGAATTACGGCTTGCTACAAAAGCATACCGTTATACGGTCGAGTACCTTCGTCCCTACACGCATCAACCGAAGTCTGCTGTTGATCGCCTAAAGACAACCCAGACACGACTCGGACACATCAATGATACGTATCAGCGATTAGAAAGATGGCGCTCTTTCGAGGTTCCATCTGCTTATCAAGAAGAGCGTTTACGTCAGATCAAGCGTTTAGAGGACGAACTACGTTCTGCGCTTGATCAGATTGAAATCGCTCATGGATGA
- a CDS encoding MATE family efflux transporter — MLETVTFSGKMKQFMKIFFPILVTQVAFYLISFFDTVMAGRYGSADLAGVGVGASLWAPVYTGLTGILLAVAPLVSQAMGAKREREVKRIVMQALYVAVVIIGLTVVIGLIAVNPILERMELSAEAREVARNYLVMLALGIVPMFVFFVLRTLVDSLGKSNITMVLLLISLPINVLFNYLFIFGNFGFPELGGVGAGVATAITYWILCLAIIAVVFKGELFQRLGILRRFYRPDMKRIKELILLGAPIGLAIFSEVSIFSAVTLLLGAYGDVIIGAYQAAINFASFVYMIPLSAASALTITVGFEVGAKRIKDAVQYVVIGLTMCVAVSLFSGILLYLKNEELAALYSRDPQVIEAAAHFMILAIFFQLSDAVAAPTQGALRGFKDVNVTFLLTIAAYWVIGLPLGFYLERYTTLGPDGYWWGLIIGLAVGATLLLVRLMHLIRKSRRLAA; from the coding sequence ATGTTAGAAACAGTTACGTTCTCAGGAAAGATGAAGCAATTCATGAAAATTTTCTTTCCCATCCTCGTAACGCAAGTCGCGTTTTACTTAATTAGTTTTTTCGATACGGTCATGGCCGGTCGATACGGCTCTGCTGATTTAGCAGGAGTCGGTGTCGGAGCAAGTCTCTGGGCACCCGTTTACACAGGACTGACCGGTATTCTACTTGCCGTCGCACCGCTCGTTTCCCAAGCGATGGGAGCGAAACGCGAGCGGGAAGTCAAACGGATTGTCATGCAGGCGTTGTACGTTGCTGTCGTGATCATTGGTTTGACCGTAGTCATCGGACTTATTGCTGTCAATCCGATTCTCGAACGGATGGAGTTATCAGCAGAGGCGCGTGAAGTCGCGCGAAATTATCTCGTGATGTTAGCACTTGGGATCGTACCGATGTTCGTTTTCTTCGTTTTACGAACACTCGTCGATTCATTAGGTAAATCAAATATCACGATGGTCTTACTACTAATCTCTTTACCCATTAACGTCCTTTTCAATTATCTATTCATCTTCGGAAACTTCGGTTTTCCGGAACTTGGTGGAGTGGGCGCGGGAGTTGCGACTGCCATCACCTACTGGATTCTCTGTCTAGCGATCATCGCTGTCGTCTTCAAAGGAGAATTATTTCAACGCCTTGGGATTCTGCGGCGCTTTTACCGTCCAGATATGAAGCGAATCAAGGAATTGATTCTACTCGGTGCTCCGATTGGTCTAGCGATTTTTTCTGAAGTCAGTATTTTCTCGGCGGTCACGTTGCTGCTCGGAGCGTACGGCGATGTCATCATCGGTGCCTATCAAGCGGCCATCAACTTCGCTTCGTTCGTCTATATGATCCCATTATCTGCTGCGTCCGCTTTGACGATCACAGTCGGTTTTGAGGTCGGTGCCAAACGAATCAAGGACGCTGTCCAGTACGTCGTCATTGGATTGACGATGTGTGTTGCCGTCTCCTTGTTCTCCGGGATCTTGTTGTACTTAAAGAATGAAGAACTTGCCGCTTTATATAGTCGTGATCCTCAAGTCATCGAAGCAGCCGCACACTTCATGATTTTAGCGATTTTCTTTCAACTGTCGGATGCAGTTGCTGCACCGACGCAAGGTGCATTACGTGGATTCAAGGATGTCAACGTCACCTTCTTGTTGACGATTGCTGCCTACTGGGTCATTGGACTACCATTAGGTTTTTATCTCGAACGCTATACGACACTCGGACCAGATGGTTACTGGTGGGGATTGATCATCGGTCTTGCGGTCGGAGCAACGCTACTGCTTGTTCGTCTTATGCATTTAATCCGTAAATCAAGGAGGCTGGCAGCTTGA
- the nagA gene encoding N-acetylglucosamine-6-phosphate deacetylase, producing the protein MTVIINARIYTGEQTIEDGFIRFDRTIEAIGPMSKFEEIAGEEMIDAQHQSLIPGMIDVHIHGGYDVDVMDGDVERLRHFSRQMLQEGVTSFLATTITQDWGNITRALETVREVVAQDDTTIVGVHLEGPFINPDYAGAQPHEHIVEPDVEQFLKWQKAAGNTIKLVTYAPERPGARAFEEAVRLTGAIPSAGHTDATYAQNQAGHVTHGTHLYNQMRALHHREPGTVGYCLLTPDVYAEIIPDGIHSAPEMVDFAYRMKGADRLIVITDAMRAKGLADGEYELGGQAVFVRDGAARLENGSLAGSVLTMDTALRNIIAYTGCSLEEAVRMTSVNAAKELQLTQKGSLSVGKDADIVLLDEALHIQETIHRGTRHRITNGKESTS; encoded by the coding sequence ATGACAGTGATCATCAATGCTCGGATTTACACGGGAGAGCAGACGATTGAAGACGGCTTCATTCGTTTTGACCGAACAATCGAGGCGATTGGACCCATGTCGAAATTCGAGGAAATCGCAGGAGAAGAGATGATCGATGCGCAGCATCAATCACTCATTCCGGGAATGATCGATGTGCATATTCATGGGGGATATGATGTCGATGTCATGGATGGAGATGTCGAGAGGTTGCGTCATTTCAGCCGACAGATGTTACAAGAAGGTGTGACATCATTTTTAGCGACGACGATTACTCAGGACTGGGGAAATATCACACGCGCGCTTGAGACGGTCCGAGAGGTCGTAGCGCAAGACGATACAACGATCGTCGGCGTTCATCTTGAAGGACCATTCATCAATCCGGATTATGCGGGTGCACAGCCTCACGAACATATCGTCGAACCGGATGTCGAGCAGTTCTTGAAATGGCAAAAAGCAGCAGGGAACACGATCAAGCTCGTCACATACGCTCCGGAACGCCCGGGAGCACGGGCGTTCGAAGAAGCGGTGCGCTTGACGGGTGCGATTCCGTCAGCCGGACATACAGACGCGACGTATGCCCAAAACCAAGCCGGTCACGTCACGCATGGTACCCACCTCTACAATCAAATGCGGGCACTTCATCACCGGGAACCAGGCACGGTCGGATATTGCCTCCTGACACCAGACGTCTATGCGGAGATCATTCCGGATGGGATTCACAGTGCGCCAGAAATGGTCGACTTCGCCTACCGAATGAAAGGCGCAGATCGACTGATCGTCATCACGGATGCGATGCGTGCAAAAGGATTAGCTGATGGTGAATATGAGTTAGGTGGTCAGGCTGTATTCGTTCGAGACGGTGCGGCACGTCTTGAAAACGGTAGCTTAGCTGGAAGTGTCTTAACGATGGACACCGCCTTACGGAATATCATCGCCTATACAGGCTGTTCGCTCGAAGAAGCGGTCCGCATGACATCGGTCAATGCGGCCAAAGAACTTCAATTGACTCAAAAGGGAAGCCTCTCGGTCGGCAAGGATGCGGACATCGTCCTGCTCGACGAAGCGCTACACATTCAAGAAACGATTCATCGTGGTACGCGACACCGGATCACGAACGGAAAGGAGTCTACCTCATGA
- the nagB gene encoding glucosamine-6-phosphate deaminase produces MKWMIVEKGEELAQVAYQFLKQEIERHPEGLTVGLATGSSPVGVYEEWRKDSLDCRHVTTVNLDEYVGLSPEHLQSYHTFMQEHLFKDVAFKESFVPIGDTEDPVRESERYEALVRNRGIDIQLLGIGANGHIAFNEPGTPFDAKTHVTELTESTREANQRFFDRLEEVPTKAITMGIGTIMEAKKILLVASSERKAEAVRDMMEGVATTDCPATVLKRHADVMVILDEEAASLLSDDAKRTGRAAYLNFMKV; encoded by the coding sequence ATGAAATGGATGATCGTAGAAAAAGGAGAAGAATTAGCACAGGTGGCCTATCAATTTTTGAAACAGGAAATTGAGCGTCACCCGGAAGGTTTGACGGTAGGACTGGCAACGGGAAGTTCACCGGTCGGCGTCTATGAAGAATGGCGGAAGGATTCGCTCGATTGTCGACATGTGACGACGGTTAATCTAGACGAATATGTCGGTCTCAGCCCAGAGCATCTACAAAGTTATCATACGTTCATGCAAGAGCATCTATTCAAAGATGTCGCGTTTAAGGAATCATTCGTTCCAATCGGGGACACAGAAGATCCCGTGCGCGAAAGTGAACGATATGAAGCGCTCGTCCGCAATCGAGGAATCGACATTCAATTACTTGGAATCGGAGCGAATGGACACATCGCCTTCAATGAACCAGGTACACCGTTCGATGCTAAGACACACGTAACGGAATTGACAGAGTCGACACGAGAAGCGAACCAACGATTCTTTGATCGATTAGAAGAAGTACCGACGAAGGCGATCACGATGGGAATCGGTACGATCATGGAAGCGAAGAAAATCCTTCTCGTTGCTTCTAGTGAACGAAAGGCAGAAGCGGTTCGCGACATGATGGAAGGTGTCGCAACAACGGATTGTCCAGCGACTGTACTCAAGCGTCATGCTGATGTCATGGTGATCTTGGACGAAGAAGCTGCATCTTTATTGTCAGATGACGCTAAACGTACAGGACGAGCGGCTTATCTGAATTTCATGAAAGTATGA
- a CDS encoding LCP family protein, with protein sequence MMETRSARKRQPSAGKMFMKVIAALVLLVTIIGSGYAGAVFIKTQETLAKTQINIPGSKVSSKYDDVPSESFLILGTDETKKSKERNEPARSDVMIVGILNKKTEQLVLTSIPRDSLVNIDYSKYDVPYGKTGVEQDKITHAHYFGSMDKSNSYNGIKLARETTENLLGIQIDHVVKVNFQGFVQLIDALDGVDIDVRYAFKEQDSKRKAGTVTVDKGMQHLTGEQALAYVRNRHDDPLGDIGRGQKQMQVIQAVAKEAASFRSLSAYRDILDAVGDNVETNLGPNDYTRLADFTAALRNTTEYQLAGEGYIGISGKWEYHLDPNQLEQVKSNLAKAMQGQEVEPIKEETDPAQSTTEEPVTETEAVPAQ encoded by the coding sequence ATGATGGAAACGCGATCCGCACGAAAGAGACAGCCAAGTGCTGGCAAGATGTTCATGAAAGTCATCGCTGCACTCGTCCTGCTTGTCACAATCATCGGTTCTGGATATGCTGGAGCTGTTTTTATTAAAACGCAAGAAACATTGGCAAAGACGCAGATTAACATTCCCGGCTCGAAGGTGAGCTCTAAATATGATGATGTTCCGTCTGAATCGTTCTTGATTCTTGGGACGGATGAAACGAAAAAAAGTAAAGAACGAAATGAACCGGCGCGATCAGATGTCATGATCGTCGGAATCTTAAATAAAAAAACGGAACAATTAGTGTTGACGAGTATTCCGCGTGATTCACTCGTGAACATCGATTATTCGAAATACGATGTACCTTATGGTAAGACAGGTGTTGAGCAAGATAAAATCACCCATGCCCATTACTTCGGTTCGATGGATAAATCGAATTCCTATAATGGGATTAAATTAGCGCGTGAAACGACAGAAAACCTGCTCGGTATTCAAATCGATCACGTCGTTAAAGTTAATTTCCAAGGATTCGTTCAATTGATCGATGCATTGGATGGCGTAGACATCGATGTACGATATGCGTTCAAAGAGCAAGATTCAAAACGTAAAGCCGGTACTGTCACTGTTGATAAAGGTATGCAACATTTAACAGGAGAGCAAGCACTTGCTTACGTCCGGAACCGTCATGATGATCCGCTCGGTGATATCGGACGCGGTCAAAAACAGATGCAAGTCATTCAAGCGGTCGCCAAAGAAGCGGCAAGTTTCCGTTCCCTCAGTGCATACCGTGATATTTTGGATGCTGTCGGTGATAACGTCGAAACGAATTTAGGTCCGAACGATTATACACGCTTAGCAGATTTCACAGCAGCGTTACGTAACACGACGGAGTACCAACTCGCTGGAGAAGGTTATATTGGTATCAGCGGGAAATGGGAGTATCACCTCGATCCGAATCAATTGGAGCAAGTGAAAAGTAACTTAGCAAAAGCGATGCAAGGTCAAGAAGTCGAACCGATCAAGGAAGAGACAGACCCGGCACAAAGCACGACAGAAGAACCAGTGACGGAAACAGAAGCCGTTCCTGCTCAATAA
- the phnF gene encoding phosphonate metabolism transcriptional regulator PhnF, translating into MIQHINKNSPLPIYYQIEAALKQQIESGVLQPGDLIPSEREFAEAHQISRMTVRQAISNLVNAGYLIRQKGRGTFVANKKIVMQLSGLTSFSEEMEHLGLEPTSALLSYQIIDASMTIANKLRIREGASVYELKRLRIADEQALALETVYIPEQLLPGLDQDVATASLYAFAEASGLNLGRASQTFESRLATKEEAGHLGLSTASPVLSVEQLTYLTTEQPFEYVISAYRGDRYTFTVEMERQR; encoded by the coding sequence GTGATTCAGCATATCAATAAAAATTCACCACTCCCCATCTACTATCAAATCGAAGCTGCCTTAAAACAACAAATCGAAAGCGGTGTTCTTCAACCTGGCGATCTGATCCCGTCCGAGCGCGAATTTGCCGAAGCGCACCAAATCAGCCGAATGACGGTCCGACAAGCCATTTCAAACTTGGTCAACGCCGGTTACTTGATTCGTCAAAAAGGACGTGGAACATTCGTCGCGAATAAAAAAATCGTCATGCAACTGTCTGGATTGACGAGTTTCTCGGAAGAGATGGAGCACTTAGGTTTAGAACCGACGAGTGCGCTACTTTCCTATCAAATCATCGACGCCTCGATGACGATTGCCAATAAGCTACGGATTCGCGAAGGGGCATCGGTGTATGAACTGAAACGTTTACGAATTGCTGATGAGCAAGCGCTTGCCCTTGAGACCGTCTATATCCCGGAACAGCTCTTACCTGGACTCGATCAAGACGTCGCGACCGCATCGCTCTATGCATTTGCAGAAGCGAGTGGATTAAATCTTGGGCGTGCGAGTCAAACGTTCGAATCACGCCTGGCAACGAAGGAAGAGGCGGGCCATCTTGGTCTATCGACCGCTTCGCCTGTCTTATCTGTCGAGCAACTGACGTATCTTACAACGGAGCAACCGTTTGAATATGTCATCTCCGCTTACCGAGGAGACCGCTATACCTTCACCGTCGAAATGGAACGACAACGCTAA